A window of the Hordeum vulgare subsp. vulgare chromosome 5H, MorexV3_pseudomolecules_assembly, whole genome shotgun sequence genome harbors these coding sequences:
- the LOC123398092 gene encoding uncharacterized protein LOC123398092 — protein sequence MAQGTAPPAAGGGGGGVFSTPAAVATTPPGTPRAAAAPPPLPSGHYAVELYFDPALENQVLKAWNALARRQLSSRLIDTASRPHLPLLHLPAAALPDPLRLAPALRALASRIDPLPLALSSLASPPSSLDAGVLFLSPTPSAALLGLHAQLCELLRKDTGLEVPDGFRPDNWVPRCAVAVDVPRGRMAEAFCVLRELKLLPVSGYGMDIALVEVAPVVREVVSYPLGGSGGVGAD from the coding sequence ATGGCGCAAGGTACCGCGCCCCCCGCGGCCGGCGGAGGCGGCGGGGGTGTTTTCTCCACCCCGGCGGCGGTTGCGACGACTCCTCCGGGCACCCCCCGCGCGGCGgcggcgccgccgccgctcccctcCGGGCACTACGCGGTAGAGCTCTACTTCGATCCCGCGCTGGAGAACCAGGTGCTCAAGGCGTGGAACGCCCTCGCGCGGCGGCAGCTCAGCAGCCGCCTCATCGACACCGCGTCCCGCCCCCACCTCCCGCTGCTGCATCTCCCGGCCGCCGCGCTCCCCGACCCGCTCCGCCTCGCGCCCGCCCTCCGCGCGCTTGCCTCGCGCATCGACCCGCTCCCTCTCGCGCTCTCGTCGCTCGCATCGCCCCCGTCATCCCTTGATGCGGGGGTCCTCTTCCTTTCGCCCACGCCGTCCGCGGCGCTGCTCGGCCTCCACGCGCAGCTCTGCGAGTTGCTGCGCAAGGACACGGGGCTCGAGGTGCCCGACGGGTTCCGCCCCGACAACTGGGTCCCGCGGTGCGCCGTCGCCGTCGATGTGCCGCGTGGCCGTATGGCCGAGGCTTTTTGCGTGCTCCGTGAGCTCAAGCTTCTGCCTGTCTCCGGGTATGGTATGGACATTGCGCTTGTAGAAGTCGCGCCGGTGGTCAGAGAGGTCGTGTCGTACCCGCTTGGTGGCAGCGGCGGTGTTGGAGCCGATTGA